TAAACACCAGAAAAACACTGCTCAGAAAGTGGTATATTGAAACCCATCTGCAATACTGTGCAACATGAGTGATGATGAAATTGTTAAAAGTAACCAATCATGGGAAACAAATATGTTACACTGCATCAGCGTTTGGTTTGCAGTATGTTGAAATTGTAATGTAGTGTGCAATAAATACTTTTTCCCCCTCATATTTTTCCCCTTGTGCATTCAGTAATATAGTTGAGACTCCGAGCAGAACATAAGGCCTGACGTGTTATCACTTCCTTGTATTCCTGGCATGTATATGGTGACAACAATACACCCTACTACTATATACATGGCCCATCCACCTATAAAATGTaagggtggtgtgtgtgcatgagttgAGCAACATATCTGTATTCTATTCTCTAAGCatcttttccccctcttcctctctcaccttcccCGAAgtctctttcttgttttttggcgtctttgtttttctctctttcttcattcGTTCAGCTGGGGGAGCCAAATACTCTGGTGGGAAGGGCATCTGCCCAACACGCACACAGGCCCCGATTGCCAATtgaccacacaaacacacacatgcacacaagcataGGCAATtttcaagacacacacaaaaacacagacgcacacaaacatacacacaggaaTGTACAGAGACAATGCAAGGACAATGAAGCCATTGTAaccaacaaaagaaaaaaaaaggaagagataaACAAGACTTatgaataaaatgacaaaataaccAAATTATATAAATAATGCCAAATCAAAGCAGGGATTATGTTTGCTGATGGGGAGATGATAATGGCAACAATGTTACCGTTGCTGGCTGCACTAAGATATAAGAGGTGGAGAAGGAAACTCACTGTGTTGAGGTAGGGTCCTGAGCCTGATGACTGCAGGGGGTTGACAGCAGGACGGGACagcagggagagatggggggacGATGACGAGGGAAGGCTCGCACCTGGACTACTCCTTCGCCTGAGAGGACATGAGAGAGCGGTTCAGAAAGTCAGAGTATGTTTAGTGTAACAGTGAGAATATTCAACTTCTCTCAGAGTCCAAAATTTCTTTTTGTCTTCTCTGGCCCAGTTGgtgcccccccaaaaaatttaAACTGACCCtgaacagaattttttttattttgtttataattaaCTATTAATTACATTAACGTTTTCTACAACTTAAGAAGAGATTTCAGCATCTCTTTGTGTGACCTTATGGTATTGCCGTAAGTCTCAGATTCAGTCCTTTGGATCAGCACAGgtaattatttatatatttatttataataataatattatttataataattatttatttatttatatatatttatatataaaatagGATGAATCAAATTACATGAAAATTGTACCTTCACACACTATATACATACACTATATCACATAATTCTAGGGTCAAATACAAGGAAAATGTGCACACCTAGAGATCTTTCAAGTGCTGACCCTGATCCGTGAGCCTGACCATGTTCATTGTTGGGCCGAATCTCTGAATTATCTGATTAAAACGTCCAACTTActtctttcctccatctctctctctttccctctccctgagCCCCTCTCCTTCGCTGTTTTCTGAAGAAGCTGTCGCCTCTGAATCTGGGACACAAGACAAATATTACTTATACAATAGTAGATAGTCTACTACACTTGAAAAGCTACAtctctaaaaagaaaaaattaaaaaaccaAGCATGTCACAGTAACTGATACAgcaatgaaacattttaattattgTGAGTGCCTGGAGGATGAGATGCAGTAACCACCTGAGGAGTCCTCGTCTACCCTCTCATACTGCAGCAGTCTGTCCAGGAGGAAgctagaagagaagagagtacATTTGTTATTTGCTCAAGTTTACATTATATTGGTTAACATGCATTTGCTTCTTGTAATTCATCCCCACCTTTTGTCCCGGGACACTTTGAGCAGTTTTCGCTGTgccctcctcagctcctcctggaaACACTCCTGCTCCTGaaccagaggaaaaacaacatcagATAAAtatggagaagaaggagagatagactttttttgtaaaatattgaaataacaTGATTATACTCACATAGACCAGAAATTTTAATTTTCGTTTGAGATTTTTGTATTTCCGCTTATAGTCAACTTCTACGTCGGCTTGTCCGTTCATTTCTGAAATACAACATACACATGATTTAACCATGAAATGTAAATTTGTACAGTTATCCATAGTTATATAAAATTATAGTGAATGCAGCTGTGAAGGCAACATGAATCAGCCGAGGTTGCAGTTTTCATAATACGGACTGCTTATGAAATAACATTGTAGCCTATAATAAGATAACATTAGCTGAGCTCGTTGGAGCTGCAATGCGCTGCCGGTTTCAAATCCAACGATGATACAAAGTGGCTGCTACGTGTATATCTGGATACTGGTTTAAAATTATGCAATTATGggttcaaaaaataaaaaactctTCATAAAAAACATTCTCACCTCTTGCTTGAATCTGCCTGTGCGACATGCTCTTGTTTACTTCCGTGGCGTCATTTTCATGCGTCGTAGTGGGTGGAGCCTGGTTGACGTGCTGTGGCAGGAGAAaggggggcggggaggggggctTAATATAACACTTCCATGGGGGTGACAACAGCAATTTCTTAAAATAGGTTGTTGAAGACGAAAAATCACTGGACTTTGCTTTTAAATTAAAgagttgaaattgaaaatgaaccCACTGAATTACAGTAGCTTTGATTCTCAGGCTTCCCTGTCTTCATACAGCATGTTTGATCAGTGCTTCATCCCCTCAGCAGCGCCCTGTCCACCCACCGCATACTGTAGTGCACTGAGTTTGCAGCTCAACCTGAGCTCAGCACAGTCACTTGCCAGGACCCGGCAGCATGAATTATAGATGAGGAACATTCGCAGAGATGAGTAATGCTGCCTCTGCGCACGCACCCATAgacccctctgtgtgtgtgtgtgtgtgtgtctgtgtgtgtgtgtgtgtgtgtgtgtgtgtatgggagagagagagagagagtttagatAGGGGGCAGAATAGAAACAAATCTGGAGGGAGGCCGATTCTAAAAAGAGTAAGAGTAAGGTGTGTTGCAGTGGGATGCAGGTAGGACTTACATGCACTCCtataggggagagaggggaaatgcTGACTATACGTTTCAAGTCAGTGCTCCACTCTCAGATAATATGAAACCCAGCGGGGTACGGACAGCCAAACAGCATCCTTTAATCCTTTAAACGCAACTACCGAAAGCATTGTATTAGCTCATAGTTGCCACACTGGATCCTGTCAGACCCTCAGACATTAGAAAACCGCCTTATAAAAATAAACAGCATTGTCTCCCTTCCGGGCAGAACAACTCCCATATGAAACACAatatctgactgactggctgctttTCTCCCCTGCCAGATTCTCCTTTTGTTTGCAAAGAGACTGGCAGACAGAAATAGACTTTTCTGTGTCTGCTGCCATAAATCGCTGCTGCCAGCCAGCCCTCCTGGCAGCTACagtcctccacctccctccctccccttttctctctccttctcttaaTGGATATCCATATATTCTCCAGCCAAGTGTGTGGATACTGATCTGTGCTTCTACACATACTTTTTCTGGATCATTTTCTGCTTGGATGTATGTCCTTGTTGCTCTGTTAGTTTGACCGCTGTTTTGCCTGGTATTGTtgtctactctctctcccctccctctctctccctctctctctctctctctctctctctctctctctctctctctctctctctctctctctctgactctcttcccccctctgtgTTATCATCCTCTCTTAAATGTCCTCCACTttgtccctccctctttctccctccctctctgttattGCACTTCCTGAAGAGTcgtctctctatttctttcttgtCCTGTTAAGAGAAATTGGAATGTacaaaaatcacataaaagacACCAACAACAACTACAATAAAAGTCTTCTCTCTGGTCAAAAGGTAAGCTTCACGCTTTATGGTTTCCACCTTTATTTATCTGCCCAGGCAGGCGTTAGTTGATATACCATTTATGAGGTGAGGTATATTTTCTCTCATGATATTTGACATTTCAATCAAGTTCATATTTCACAGGCAAAGAAACTCAATTTGAAAGATATTTAATGAGAgacagtttttctttctttctgtgtatcttttttccaattttctgtctcctatctgtctgtgtgtttatgtgtgtgtgttacaggagaAGCTTGTCCATGCTATTAAAAGAATCAAGCACGAGGTGGATGAGtgcagggaggcagagagagagatgtacatAGAGTCTGTGCAAGTGGAGGTATTGCTGCTGCATTATtaaccattttcattttccaaaatgttgtgttttcataGACTGTGTTGCTGGTTTAACACAAACTGAACATAGGGTTGTTTAATAAATGTATGGGTATATATTCATAAGCATTCTACTGAGACTTGTTGGAAAAGCTGTGTGTTATACATATTGCCAAATCCACACACTGCAATGTTTGGTCAAACGAAGACTGAATTGAGAAttgtcttttcctctgtctttcagAACAAGTTTGATGACCTGGAGCGAGAAATCAGAGCCGAGTTTCAGAACCTGCATCGCTTCCTGGATGAGGAGGAGTGTATGGACCTGGAGCGgctgaagaaggagagagagaaacaagtgaagcagctgaaggagagggagaagaagattGCAGAGCAAGGGAAGGACCTGGAGAGAGCAATCACAGTGCTCAACAGCAAACTGACTGAGGAGGACAGTCCTAAGCTGCTCAGGGTGAGAAATAGACTAGATTAACATACATCAGATATTATATTGGCTTGAATATTGTCATCCTAAAGCTGGAGGAGATTTGATGCTGTAAATGTGGAGTTAGGGAGAGCTCAGACTAATGTGTGAGCGAGTAGAGAAGAGGGGACAGCAAATGGTTTGGAGTCTCTCTATAGAACATACTGGACAGGTTTATCCAGGGTCGATGTACGTAAGTATTCTCTGGGCCCGGGCCAAAACTTCACTTGCCTTACTTGTGACTTAACTTGTGACTTGTGAAAATAACTGTCTATAATTGGTCCTTCTGTTTGGACCCGTTTGGCGCAGGGCTGCTGGCAGCTGAGTGTCCCTGCAGCTTTATCTCAAAGGGACCCAAGTCCAGGCCTGCAGAGCAACCCTGTTAGCTGTTTTGCTGTCCTCTGTTGGCACTCATTTGATCAATTATAGACATTGATTGGCTAAACAGTTGACTTGCCTGGTTTTGCAGGTCTGAATCAATTTCTCATTTAAAGGTGGGAGGACAAAAGGCAGTCGACACAGCAGATAGGAATGGACAGCACTGCACAGCCTCTGATTGATGTGACAGCTGGCATCTAGAGTACAAACTAAGACAACTTGTATGCGTTAACTAAAGTGTTTGTTCCTagttttacatactttcatttTAAAGTGCTGTTTTCTATATTTCAACCATTGCAATGACAACACATTTTCCTAATCCATTCTATCATTGCAGGACATTCAAGATCTCATAAAAAGGCAGGttgtctcagtgtgttttcccAAACTAACTGTATTTTGCTGTCTTCCCCATTTTCCCTCCAACTCATCAATCTTCTCCTATGCATGCCTGGCATTTCCTCCCATTTCGGCACATCAATCTATCTCCATAATCCTGTCCACCAGATGTTGTCGTTCTATCATCCATCATTACACTCCTCCTCTATTCCCACGTTCCCCTGTGTCCATGCAGGTCTCAGGTCAGCTTCGTCCTCCCAGCAGAGGTGGAGACGGAGGTTCGCTCTGGACAGTTTGTGGGTCCCATCCAGTACAGGATATGGAAACACATGAAAAGCTGCCTCTACCCAAGTATGCTCATATATGTCATCTGATACAACacatgcaaaacaacaacaaaactcacTGCATTCTTCTCTGTCCACCCACAGATATTACatctgtgacctttgaccctgagaCAGCCCACCCCAATCTGTCCCTGTCAGCCTCCTGCACCTCGGTGTGGTTTGAGGAGGAAAAAGACATGGAGGCGTGCCAGGTCAACCCACGAAGGTTCCACTACTATTACTGTGTGATGGGCCACCAAGGCTTCACCACGGGGCGACACtactgggaggtggaggtgggccGTAAGACAGCGTGGAGGGTGGGCGTGGCTCGAGAAGATGTCCAGAGAGGGGAGATGGCTGCCAGCGGCACGTCCAGCGGCCTGTGGACCCTCTCCATGAAGGGAGGGGTCGTCCTCGCCTGCACTGACCCAAAGCCGACCAGGATCAACGCCTCTACCCGCCTTGTCCGCATTGGAGTGTTCTTAGACTGTGACAAGGAGGAAGTGTCCTTTTATAATGCTGTTACCATGGCGCCACTCTACACCTTCACCATGGGAACAGTCCTGGTTCCTCTGTTCCCCTTCTATAACCCATGTGACACAGATGATGGGAAGAACACGGGGCCAATCAACATCTTCAGTCCCACACTATGATGAGGAACCAGTCTCACCAAGTATTTACTATTTTGTAGCTGAAAGCATGTTGTAAATAGAGAAGCTCTACATTAAATGTTCTTACCAAAACTTATTGTAACCACAATTGATTTTCCCTGTATTTTCAGTGTACATTTACTGTCTaatctttactgtgattacttgaATGCATTTGtgaataaacaaattaaatttgGACTTGGAGATAAGAATCATTCAAGCAAATCTTGCATGCATTATTCTGCAGTGCTAAGCGCTATTTGTAAAAGAGTGTAGCAGAAAGCGAAGAGAAGGTTGTGAAAGTGTATCGCCTCATGGgacagctggctgctgcttcAGAAGTCCACAGCAGGTGTTAACTGGATTATGATGTTACCTTTGGCCTGTCTATAAATATCTCTGTTGCCCGCTCTGCTCGGACATGGCAGGCATGGCTATGGGAGCTCTGCATGAGAAAACAAGGCAGCAGGGTTAGGGTGACCCGGGCCTTGACTGGGTGATAAAGAGGAAGGTGACACTTGGAACAAATGATGGGCGGCACTGAGTGGGATGACTGACTGAGGTGGAACGACAGCTTTGTCACACTCTCTGACACAAAATCGTCCCTGAGCAAGTTTATAATTATGATTTGTTACTTAAGAGTGCAGAAAACCAATGACAACAGGACAGCAAATGTCATAATCTTTCGTTTATTCTTAGTATCCCTTTAGAcatgaaataaagaaagaaactattttctttacaaaacatctgtgtgtagtgttgtgCAAAAAGGGAGTACAGAGAAAACATGTCGAACATCACACCCAGGCCAGAACAGCAGAAGTAAACACAGAGGATCAGGGCAGAGACAGCTCACATAGTGCAAGGAGTGCCAATGGTAATAACAGTAGTGGTTTCTATTAGTGGGTTATCTGAGGTGGGTTTCAAACCAGCAGCTCTCTGGCACCAGTTAGATACGGATCCCAGCCCCACCAGACTTGACCTTCTTTGAGATGCTGGTAATGTGCAAACCAAAGGCCCCTTTTGCCCACTTCACACTGTCTGCCCCTCTCACACCCCCACACACTCCGAATGGCTTGGTATTACAGTCACTGGTTACCACACTGTTGTGGCGTACGTCAAAATACTGTTTTAGCATACGCTGAAACTCATCAATTGCACACCACAAACATAACCTTAAGGGTTGCCAGCACAGAGCTTTGCCATCTATCTGCTACTCACGTACTCAAACTGTGCCATTGAATTAATTGATGAAATGGGAAAACACCCTCACTTACACACACCGCACCCCACACACTCTCAATGTCATTCCTTTTGTTAGTTATACGCATCTGAAAAACCTGATAATCAGACTTATCAGACTTATCAAGTATCAAGTGCATAACTGTTTTTCCAATATCAAGTAGAACCAAGGTGTGTCCAAGTGCTTTCTAACCCATCATTTTTATGCAGTATATCACATATTTCCTACATGTTAGTATATCTTTATCTTAGGTCAGTCAGTGGTATAGGAAGCCAACAGTTTGATCAATCAAGTGTGCAAACACAAGCCTTCTACTACCTTCTGCAGTCTGTGAATACCCAACCAAATACGTAAGAAAAAGGTGCCATTAGGAGTGTCGGCTATTAATACAGGCCATCTAGCCAATGAATATTTTAGGCACTAAACAAAGACGAGAATCACTCAAAGCACCTCAAAGTTACAATATCTTTTACAATTTTTTGTGGctttaaacacattcacactcatgACTAAAATACAGCACTTTTTTCTTCACATTGCAAGACAAATAAGCAGGCACATGGATACCTTACTCACAATAGATGGAAATGCACACATAAGGTACAGTAGTTTAATTCTGTACAAACTGCCTATGCATagattcaacacacacacacacacacacacacacagccatgaacCATTCAGTGATtgactacagacacacacacttccttggaCACACGCATTCCTAACACATGATGATGGCAACATTGAATATCACTcctctgttcacacacacagacacaaaccttATTTTACAGAACAATAAAAGCCTGTTTCTGAGGCCGTCTCGTGGGCATGCTGCAATCAATTCTTCATCTTAAAGTGACATAggttaatcattttaatacaataTGTAAATATTGTGAGAGTTATGCTGTGAGTATCATCAGGTTGGAATGGCAATAATAGAAGATAATTGATCTAAAGAGATCTAATATAGTCTCGATGGATTTTACAATATTTGGTTCATAAATCAGGTCAAAAAGTTAGTTATTATTAGTGTATATAGTTTATAGTATGTgtatatattctatattctgGATTTAAGCTTGGTGAGAAATTTAGATTAGTTTTCTATATTGTTAAGTATAATACAACAACCATTCTATACACTACAAACATTCAACCTTGGAGGGGAGACTTTAAACTGGCTTACACATGCAATATTTACAAGGCTGGACAAAGTCAGCTGGGTGACAAGGTGCTgattctatatgtgtgtgtgtgtgtgtgtgtgtgtgtgtgtgtgtgtgtgtgtgtgtgtgtgtgtgtgtgtgtgtataaacacTGCTTTTAGTACTGACCAAAATGGGTTTTGCAGTTCCTTCACAGAACCTGGCTGGAAGTGAGGCATGTCCAGTGTTTTGCGTGACATCTAAGACCAATAATCATTATAACGCCTTCATCCTTTATCAATACATCTGACCATCTGATATTGTATTTCTATTTAACATTTAGGCACCTTGATTTGTAAATTAGTTTTTTGTTAAGTTTTGCTATATACTATGTTCATTGATCAAATATCAAATGTGACATCTAAACCTATTATATGGCTTGTTAAGATGCTGTCACATCATCttgtattaatttatttgtaaGAAAACTATAAGTCAGGATAGTTAGCAAGAAAGGCCATTGGTTCAGTTGGTTAGAGATGGATCTACTTACTAATGTTTTCCTACATTTGACTGATCATTTTATTGACTTTTCAAGGCTCTTATTTTGTGCTTCTCTCAGAAATCCAAAATGCTTTTGTTGATTTTAGCGCACCAAACTCAGACCCATGTTGGTTTGCCAGTGGTCAGTTAAAACATGAGGTAGAGACATGCCCTTTGTCACGCAAAAATGTATCTGCACACCTAAGAGATTAAATTGTGTTGCACTGAACATCCACATACCTCAAACCTTGCAAACTCACATGGCACAGTTCTGGAGAGATGATATGGTGGTATTTGATAAAGGCCTCAAACGACTATTGTGGAGTGGTTAATGATACAAATAGTAATGATGCTCTTAACATCGTAGTATATGAATGTTTTACACTTTGTGAGTTGTTGGTTTTCACCCAGACCTTATTATCAGGCATCAACATCTGAGCAATTTTTGGAGTACAGGGCCATAGATACTAGATACAGGAACTACTCTCTTTAATAGTCAGTGAAACCTAATAATTCAGAggaaattttaaaataaatgcaaGGGACTGAATCTAGATAAAAACTAATATTTGTCATTGGCTGTGTACATCTACactgtgtttgtaatgatgccCTTGATTGCCGCAAAAGGACGGAAGTAGAgaaaaaaggaatgaaagatagaggaggatggaggaaggaatgtcagacagagggaaggctagaagaaaagaaggaatgaaggcaggaaggagggaaggagggcaggcaggaaggaagaaaggaaggaaggaccaaacaaagaaaactagggaggaaggaaaaagggaaggaaaggtagggaggaaggaaaaaaggaaggaaaaagggaaggaaagaaagaaagaaagaaagaaagatgttcTAAGCATTTGAACTCACCACACACTTTCATTCAATCTTTCAGCTTTAGAAAGCCCAATGCAGCGAACAGTACACTGGGTCACATGGTGCTCCCATGAAGAGCCGGGACTTTCCGCAGGCTCCGATGGGCTTCCTATTGAATTGTAAGAATAATGGGTTTTCAT
The Centroberyx gerrardi isolate f3 chromosome 12, fCenGer3.hap1.cur.20231027, whole genome shotgun sequence genome window above contains:
- the ino80e gene encoding INO80 complex subunit E codes for the protein MSHRQIQAREMNGQADVEVDYKRKYKNLKRKLKFLVYEQECFQEELRRAQRKLLKVSRDKSFLLDRLLQYERVDEDSSDSEATASSENSEGEGLRERERERDGGKKRRSSPGASLPSSSSPHLSLLSRPAVNPLQSSGSGPYLNTMPFPPEYLAPPAERMKKERKTKTPKNKKETSGKVVAPMTANYPSAHAATPAASGPFSWVPRQMLSGDAAEEEGESDGDSDRGDEDRGEADEAELVIDIPNE
- the LOC139918709 gene encoding E3 ubiquitin-protein ligase TRIM38 isoform X1 gives rise to the protein MYKNHIKDTNNNYNKSLLSGQKEKLVHAIKRIKHEVDECREAEREMYIESVQVENKFDDLEREIRAEFQNLHRFLDEEECMDLERLKKEREKQVKQLKEREKKIAEQGKDLERAITVLNSKLTEEDSPKLLRDIQDLIKRQVVSVCFPKLTVFCCLPHFPSNSSIFSYACLAFPPISAHQSISIILSTRCCRSIIHHYTPPLFPRSPVSMQVSGQLRPPSRGGDGGSLWTVCGSHPVQDMETHEKLPLPKYAHICHLIQHMQNNNKTHCILLCPPTDITSVTFDPETAHPNLSLSASCTSVWFEEEKDMEACQVNPRRFHYYYCVMGHQGFTTGRHYWEVEVGRKTAWRVGVAREDVQRGEMAASGTSSGLWTLSMKGGVVLACTDPKPTRINASTRLVRIGVFLDCDKEEVSFYNAVTMAPLYTFTMGTVLVPLFPFYNPCDTDDGKNTGPINIFSPTL
- the LOC139918709 gene encoding zinc-binding protein A33 isoform X3; translated protein: MYKNHIKDTNNNYNKSLLSGQKEKLVHAIKRIKHEVDECREAEREMYIESVQVENKFDDLEREIRAEFQNLHRFLDEEECMDLERLKKEREKQVKQLKEREKKIAEQGKDLERAITVLNSKLTEEDSPKLLRDIQDLIKRSQVSFVLPAEVETEVRSGQFVGPIQYRIWKHMKSCLYPNITSVTFDPETAHPNLSLSASCTSVWFEEEKDMEACQVNPRRFHYYYCVMGHQGFTTGRHYWEVEVGRKTAWRVGVAREDVQRGEMAASGTSSGLWTLSMKGGVVLACTDPKPTRINASTRLVRIGVFLDCDKEEVSFYNAVTMAPLYTFTMGTVLVPLFPFYNPCDTDDGKNTGPINIFSPTL
- the LOC139918709 gene encoding zinc-binding protein A33 isoform X2; protein product: MYKNHIKDTNNNYNKSLLSGQKEKLVHAIKRIKHEVDECREAEREMYIESVQVENKFDDLEREIRAEFQNLHRFLDEEECMDLERLKKEREKQVKQLKEREKKIAEQGKDLERAITVLNSKLTEEDSPKLLRVSGQLRPPSRGGDGGSLWTVCGSHPVQDMETHEKLPLPKYAHICHLIQHMQNNNKTHCILLCPPTDITSVTFDPETAHPNLSLSASCTSVWFEEEKDMEACQVNPRRFHYYYCVMGHQGFTTGRHYWEVEVGRKTAWRVGVAREDVQRGEMAASGTSSGLWTLSMKGGVVLACTDPKPTRINASTRLVRIGVFLDCDKEEVSFYNAVTMAPLYTFTMGTVLVPLFPFYNPCDTDDGKNTGPINIFSPTL